The following proteins are encoded in a genomic region of Dasypus novemcinctus isolate mDasNov1 chromosome 3, mDasNov1.1.hap2, whole genome shotgun sequence:
- the TM2D3 gene encoding TM2 domain-containing protein 3 isoform X2 yields the protein MARLCRVLLFVSQFYILSGGESTEIPPYVMKCPSNGLCSRLPADCMACRMNSSCVYGKPVTFDCTVRPSVTCVDQDSNDQKNFVINMTCRFCWQLPETDYECSNSTSCMAVSCPRQRYTANCTVRDHVHCLGNRTFPKMLYCNWTGGYKWSTALALSITLGGFGADRFYLGQWREGLGKLFSFGGLGIWTLIDVLLIGVGYVGPADGSLYI from the exons AAAGCACCGAAATCCCGCCATATGTGATGAAATGTCCAAGCAATGGTTTATGTAGCAGACTTCCTGCAGACTGCATGGCGTGCAGGATGAACTCCTCCTGTGTCTATGGGAAACCTGTCACCTTTGACTGCACGGTCAGGCCTTCCGTGACCTGTGTG GATCAGGACTCCAACGACCAAAAGAACTTTGTCATCAACATGACTTGCAGATTTTGCTGGCAGCTTCCAGAAACAGATTACGAGTGCTCCAATTCCACTAGCTGCATGGCAGTGTCCTGTCCGCGGCAGCGGTACACTGCCAACTGCACCGTGCGGGACCACGTCCACTGCTTAG gtAACCGCACTTTTCCCAAAATGCTATACTGCAATTGGACTGGAGGTTATAAATGGTCTACTGCTCTGGCTCTGAG CATCACCCTGGGTGGATTTGGAGCGGATCGTTTCTACCTGGGCCAGTGGCGAGAAGGATTGGGCAAGCTCTTTAGCTTTGGTGGCCTGGGGATATGGACGCTAATAGATGTCTTGCTCATTGGAGTTGGCTACGTTGGGCCAGCAGATGGCTCTTTGTACATTTAA